The sequence below is a genomic window from Acanthopagrus latus isolate v.2019 chromosome 12, fAcaLat1.1, whole genome shotgun sequence.
ATTTGATTGCCCGATgctcacatttttatttaaataatcgTCCTCGCTGATTTGGCGCGCGTCTTTACGCATTTGGAGAGCTTTTACGCACCAGAGAAGGTGCCTTGTTTCCTCCTGGAAGACTGCGTTGCATTGATTTGAGGAGGTTAAGCTGAAGGAGGAATCCTTCGGGGACATGCGCACGACTCGTCTGTCGCACCTGTTATTGTTTTAAAGAGGCACGAGAGCGCAGGTGAGGAGCACAAACCTGGAGACGTCCGTGGATTTAACAGACTTTTAACTTACAGTGACAAGAtgagcaaaacaaagaacaaaagcgACAATAAGACGGAAAAAGCTTTGGCTGCGGAGAAAGAGCAGTTTGGTAAACAGCAGGTGAGTAAATAAGATTTTATGAAGGCAGAATTAAACTGTGTTACTTAAAAAACTGATTCCTTACGAGGTTTATTGTTAAATTCGTCTGTGTGATGCCTTCAATGACTGTCTTATTTTGGACTACCAATTATATCGAATGTGAAGCTAAAAccaacacagaaatacacatatGTTAAATAACACTAGTCAACGTTTGTCTGCTCGTCTTTTATCTACGAGTCTCATCTATTTCCGTaaccagcagcttcatgttgACAGTTTGTAGGAAGTTGAGCTGTTTGGATCCAGTTTGATTCctgatgtttggttttgttgtctcgtttttctttcagcttcaCAACATTAGCAAGACTCTCACCTCCACTGAAACACCACCTAAAGAGAAATATGTGCGCAGTATCCTTCTTCACTCACAAATTACTTGAGAAAAAGTCCAGTttgcagccatgctagcagctttGTAAGCAAAATGTGCTAATGTAAGGTTTTAGATTAAAGTGtttgctagcatgctaaccatcgTTAATTAGCTAAACACGAAAGTGCAACTGAGGCAGATGGGAATGTCGTTATTTCTGTCTTTAGTGTCACCATATATTGAAAAAAGTTGAGGATGTTTATTctttaatatttgtaattttatGCTGTGTGATGAAGGCGATGAGGATGACGTCAGAACAGATAATAACGGcggttgaaaaaaaacaaaatggcgcATTAGATAAGGCTAGCATAGCTTCATTAACCTGCTATGACACAAGTGTGATGTTTACTGACTAAAAATGAATTATCACATGCTTTATTTTATGTTTGGACAATATCTTTTTCAGTTCTGGCCCAAAGTTAgtaatatttatacatttggAGTGATGTAGAGACCATGTATTTATGTAGGCTAACACAGAGGTTAGCGTCGTGTTGGTTTCCTCCACAACAAACCTATGGGATTTAGGTTTTGAGATTATTCCTGAATATAATTTCAGTGACAAAGACAAGTTTATGATAAGTACACGTTTCGTCCAGCAAGATAATCTTAACAGACAAAGCGCAAATGAAATCtctagaagtaaaaagctaatgtttgGTTATAAACAGGCTTTGCTAACGGTCACCACCACTAAGTGTCTTACTACACAATTACTACACtggttttctataaactgaacAATGTAGAAAGTTAGAATTGGAATAGTGTGTAACTAAAGagggcctgtaaagacggactagtgagtagatgagtctcgTTTAATGTCCCAGAAAACCTCTGTAGTTTCAtttagacacttgttagcaactgaTAACTGTTTTTACCACACAGAAGAGCTTcataattaaactgtgggacatttaatgatgtatattatgccgtaaaaaaaaaacaaaaaaaaacacatgcctTATTTCAGGTATTTTACTGAAAACTACTTAAGAGAACTGACTTGGAGATGGAACTGAAGGACGAAAATGCAaactgatttctgggttttaagACTCATGACCCACACCACCAATAATTTTCTTGTGCCCCTGACATTATAATCTCTAAAGGCCCCTCCACCAGATTGTTTTAATGGTTAGAGATTATTGTCATGCTGTATTGACTCAGGGGCTGGGAGAACTGACCTGATGACATGTAACCAAGTGAGAGATTAAGTTGGGTTAACGTCACACTAGTGGTGACTACAGAAGGAGAAAGAGTGCTACATCAGagacacatttgtgtgtttttgtagcaAAAAACCCTGATgccaataatcagaaaaatgctaaGCACTGGCACTATAATTGGTCGGTCCCTAGTTCATCAGCATCACAGTTAGCTTTCTGCATTAGTGTTTTGGAGTTTCCTTGACAGCTGTAAAGATATCCTCATGGGAACACATAAGGAGGGTGGAGCCTCCACCTTCTGGTCCTACATCCTGAACCTGCCGCTGTCCAGCAACTCCATTATCAGCTGGAAGTTCTGCTACCTGCTGCACAAAGTGCTCCGCGACGGACACAGAAATGTAGGTTTTAATTTATACATCTGCTCGATCTCCTCATGTacttctgttttacttttctctTCCACGTTGGTGATGTTTAATCTTTGTTCCTGTCTCACCTGCAGGCGGTCAGAGATTCTCACAGATACTGTCGCAATGTTAAAGATATGGGAATTCTCTGGGTGAGTTTCAGAGTTAACGAGTGATTAGGAGTTATTGTCACATCTAGGAATGCATCTAACATAACTTGCATGtactcacacatacaaacactgtaCTGTTCGTCATTTCTATTTTGAGTcctgcatgtaaacaaaggaaaaaaatcacaatttaaatatctgaatgtttttcagGGAAACTTACACGATCGATACGGCCACATCGTTGCCTTGTCAGCCAAATTCCTCTGCCTCAAAATGGAATTTCATGCAAAGGTAACTCATAAATAATGTGACAGATAATTTGACAAACTCAGAATGGTGAAGCTAAAACAAACAACCGCTCTCCACAGCACAAGACGATCCCGGGAAACATGGAGGCCAGTGATGAGACCTTGGACAGGGAAGCAGGAAATGACATGACTAAAGTGTAAGTTTCTCCTcacatctgtgttgttgttgtcttgcagctgctgcacatgtttctaattaaatgtgtttgttttcttgtactGTAGTTTAGATATGacacaggagctgctggatTACCTGGAAGCTGGACTGAAGATGTCTGAGACAGGTGAGTCCACCCGGAGGAGACTCTCTCTACATATTcaggtttggtttttttttttggtgtccAGATGTGAATTTTGCTCCgatgtttttcctcttattAAGTTCTACGTCAGCTGGACGCCAACGGGGCCAAATCTACCACTCCAGCCGGACAGTGCAGACTGACTCCTCTGATACCGCTCATCCTGGACTGCAGCTTCCTCTACCACTTCTCGGTCCTCTTGCTGTTCAAACTTCACAGCCGTGAGTGACAAAGAAATATGTCGTGTATTCTGTCAAACCTCGCTGTGTTAGCCCAAGTCTTCAATCCATCATATCCTTCTGGTTTTCAGGCATTGCTCCGGATGTTCTTCTGGGACATCGAGAGCGCTTCCGTGATCTATTCACAGGGTAGGTTATCAGTGTCGTTAggtaaaaacacagttttatctttatcttatGGCTTTGTGAGTGACAGCTGTGCCTTCTTCCACAGCCTCACGCAGTTCTTCGACAGAGCCAGAGAAATGGAGTTCTTTAAAAGTGTCATCCAGATCCCAGATCTTCCAGATGTAAGTTTCTGGAAATGTTTTCACGCGTACATTTCTGTTCAAATGTTTGGAATCAGCTGCTATAAAagctcacattttattttttaccccACAGGCTCCTCCAAACTTCCTCCGGGCCGCCGCCTTGGGTGAATATAAAAAGCCGGTGGTGGTGATGCCGAACGCGGAGCCTcgcgaggaagaggaagtggagccGCAGCCAGAGCACAGGGAAGCGCCACAGGTATGCTGATGTGCAAGTTAAAagcaaaatgatgtttttcaccTCTGTGGCATCGCGGCTaatgtttagttttcttttcaCAACAGTACTATCTGCTCAGCCAAATGGCAGCACCTGATCCTGCACTGGAGCAGAGGGTAACGGAGAACGACAGTCtgaagagagagctggaggcGCTCAAACCTGAACTGAAGCTCATCAAGACCGAGGTCAGTCCGGCTGCTTCTTGACTGAACAGTGTCAGATTATAAAGCAGGACTAGATGCTAAATAGAtactgtgaaaatattaaaaccCTTACAGAGAAAAACACGCTGCCAGTTTTCAGACACTCAAAGATGAAATATTCTCTcatgttcctcctctcctcaggctCAGAGGTGTGTAACTGAGTTAAAGGCTCAAGTGAATCGTCTGGAGGCCGAGGTCGATGagcagcgcacacacaaacagatggcCATGGTGGAAAACGAACACCTGCGGATGGAAGTGGAGGCACTGCGGTGCGCTAACGTCGCCGGTGTCGGGGCTCAGATCGGATTCAAGGAGGCGGACAGTGAGTAAACAGATTCGTGTCCCAGTGAAACAGCCACATAAATGGAAGTGAATCTTACTGAGTGAGTGTCTCGTCTTCATCTCatcgtctctctgcagctcgAGCTCAGGCAGCAGAGCTTCGATTCAGTCAGCTCAAAGAGAGACACGCAGAGCTGATCACCAGCCACGCCGACCTAATGAAGAAGGTGAACTGCCtcattattgttgtttctttaaGAAAGATAAAGTCTTTTGAAAAGATGTGGAATTGATCTTCTCGTCTGACCAAGAAATTTCTCAAAATCTCGaaagttttgagaaaaaattttgttatttgttgttgtctgtgtgtttgtgcagaacGCTGAGACCGTGAAGTTGCTGTCAAGTACAAAACACAGTCAAGACGACTTGCTGCGAGccagacagcagctggagaatGAGCTGGAAAATCTACGACAAGAGAAAAGTAACTGGGTGAGATTTCAACTTGTGCAGACAGTACCACTTATAACCCCTCCCGATATAAAGAGAAACATAAGTGTTGACTGTCTCATCTCCTGATCAgatgaatcagcagcagcacgagGTCCAAAAACTGAACCAACAACTTCTGGAGCAACAAGCAGAGCTGGCGGTCCTTCGCAGTACTCTGGACAATAAAGAGAAGGTGAGACTGAATTTTTATAACGAACAATAAAGAAACTGTGACTCGGAGGAATCGGAGGTAGAAATCATGGTTCTAATACAAATCACTTCCTTCAGGTTAGTCCAAAGAATCGGAATCTCTGACCATGTAGTTTGGTCACATTTCTCCCAAAGCCAAACAGTCGCATCAAAGATGTGTAAGATAGTGGAATAGTGAATGAACGCATCATGTTTTAACATCACACCTTTCATTCACTcacctgttcctgttcctgtgtcTTCAGGAGGGATCTCAGGTGAGCAGCAGCCTGGCAGCTCTGCAGGCGGAGCGCGATGTGCTGCTGCGCTCTGCCAGAGAAAGAGACGCCGAGCTGTCCTCGCTGAGACAACAGGCCCAACAGCAGCAGGGCTCTCTGGACCTGGAGAGAGACCGACTGAACCGAGAGCTGGAGGCCCTGAgagctcagctgcagcagcaggtacaCGAGTGTCTTCCAAATGTTTTGGTCTAGATGTGTGCTTCCTGTCTCTTCAGAACTGTTGAGACCTCTCAGATGGTCCGTTGACTTTCCCCAGAGTCAAAACTAAACAGAGAAGCAGAATTGTtgtcacagctttttttcttaCTTGCTGCAAGTAAAACTTTAGTGAAGAGGAAATATTCTGTCATCTCAGCATGTTAAAAGTTCCCAGGATACGTGACAGAGCAGGTGTTGGAGAGTTCACACTCcagcatttacattttcctgATATAACCTTGTCTTCaaaatcattcattcatccaggaGCATCTCTGCAGGACTTTAACTTGTagtggagtattttcacagtgtagTATTTGCGCTTTTATTCAAGTAAAGCATTTGAATTCATCTTCCACAGCTGGTTGAAAGATGCTTTATAGATAAACTTGTCTTTCCATAGCTCACCATCAACGCAGAGCAGAAGTTGGAGATCGACAGGCTGAAACGAGAGCTGGATTCGACACGAGCAGAGCTGTCACGAGCAAACAGCGCGCTGCAGAGCAAAGAAATGGTGGGAATATTTCTCGAAAGTCTCCTGACATCGTCTACAAGTCATCTTGATtaagatagataaatagataaataaatgttgatttgtgttttggtcCTCAGAGTGGCACCCAGCTGAGCAGCACGCTGGCTGGGCTGCAGGCGGAGAGGGAGGTGCTGCTGCGCTCCGTCAGGGACCAGGAGGCCGAGCTGAACTCCCTCAGACAGCAGGCTCAGCTCCACCAGAGCTCCCtggagcaggagaggcagaggagcaaCATGGAGCTGGGAAACCTGCACGCTCAGTTACAGCATCAGGTCTGCACTGTTCGAGCTACTGCACGTTGAAGCTGTTGTCCATTTCTTCATGGTTAGTtactgatatgtgtgtgtgtgtgtgttggatcagGCCTGTCGTGAAGGCGAGCTGACCcagaagctgcaggaggagcagttctgtctgctgcagtgtgccGTGGTGGAGGCAGAGGGCATCATACTGGACGCTGTGGCCAAACTGGACGACCCCATACACGTCTGCTGCATCAGCTCACCTGGTGAAACCTCTTAAttctttaaaacacagatttatatCATGAGATATTCTTGTCATAGAGTGAGAAACTTCATCTCAGAGCTCCTGAGTGCACAGCCGGCACTTTCcttcccagaaaaaaacactttgtgggCACGTTCCCTAAAACCTGAGTAAAACAGAACGGGATAAAAGTTAAATTGTACTGAAGATCGATTCATTTATTgtctttcatctgtttttttctagaTTATTTGGTGAATCGAGCTGAAATCACTCTGAGTTCTATCGACAAGATGCAGCAGAGTCACATGGTCTACCTGGGAAACAGGAACGGTGAGTGAGTCGTTCTGTATGTTCAGATCCGGAGATGTTTTTTAAGATGCTGACAGTGTTGGGGGGGATACAGTAATGGATTACTTTGAGTGGTAATGGAGTCATGTAATGTGTTTCTAATAGGACTTGTTTGGCGGTGTGGACATTTTATACATCAGTTAGATTCGCCtcatttcagttgtttagttgATGATTGAActtaaaaaccaaaaccaaagaaTCAAAGAGGAAATTTaattctcctctcttctttcttagATGCCAGCGGTTTGCTGAGAGCCGTCACACAGTTCTCCCACCTCGCTGCCGACACCATCGTCAACGGAGCAGCGACGTCTCACTCCGCTCCCACCGACCAGGCCGACCGTAAGAGACACACATCCACACTGTTATCTGTGTGGGAGATTTAAATTAAACTTGTGACCTAGTGAACACGCCCTCCTGTTTGCTCGTCTGATGCAGGTTTGACCGACAGCTGTCGGGACTGTGCCAACAACTGCCTTCAGTTCCTGAAGGATCTGAAGATTCAGGCCAGTTTACAAAGAGCCGATCCGTCTGCGGTGCGCTACACCGTCCAACGCATCCTCGCTCTGGGACAGGTTGGTCACATTTCTTTTACCGGTTACAAACACTTTTGTCCAGTTTTTCCGTAACGTGTGCTGTAACCGTGTGATTCATGTTTAGGATCTGCGTCCGAAAGGACGAGATgtgctgacagaggagctggGATACGTGGTGGATAAAGAGATGCTCGCCACGTCAACTGCCATTGAAGAGGCTGTGCTGCGGATGGAcgtgaggacacacacacacatcatgacAGATAAATGTGTACACCTTCACCAGGTGATGTTGAATATTCCTAATTCTATGTTTGTTTCTCAGGAGATTCTGAGTCAGGCAAAGAGAGACACGAGTGGTTTGAAGCTGGAGGTCAACCAGAGGTGAGAAGAACACTGAAGTATCCTaaaattaatgatttttaagTTCCTTATTTAGTTTCTTACCTGCATGATTTATATTCTGCTCATCACAGTATCCTGGGATCCTGTTCAGACCTGATGAAGGTAAGAAGTCAGTGtactttcacacacatttctgtcaacttgtgattcattttcactcagtatttcttcttctctgctctctttttctgcaGGCTGTTCACATGTTGGTGACGGCTTCGACTGACCTGCAAAAAGACATCGTGGAAGGAGGCAGGGTGAGTTTGTGTGACTCTCTGTCAGCTGAAGTTCAAGTTACAAGACTGAAACCTATGATTTAAAACTTATACATCATATAAAAAGAATTTGTTCTGCTCGATCCGTATTAAAATGCTTGCTGCTTTGCGCAGCTTGAACTTACATTTAAAGTGCTTGTTGGCAAATACGAGCCTGCTGCTACAAGTGCTTGTGTGCTGGAGCTCAAGTAACAGACAGGAGACTTTATTAATCTGTCAATTTAAGCCAATGGAAGAGAGGGGCGTAATCTTCACTGTGGACGGGGGGACATAGACTCCTCAAACAGTTAAATCCAAATGagaaaatcttttaaaatgcGGCTTTACCTTCAGCTTTTACCGTGTACTCACAGCAATTAAGTTTTACAAGCGCGAACTTGTgatttgaagatgttttttgtcaCTAAAAAAACTGTCACTACTGCTAAGTACAGTAGCTAGGAAGCTAACTGTATTTGTTCTTCCTGTAGGGGGCAGCGTCTGTTACAGAGTTTTATGCCAAAAACTCTCGTTGGACCGAAGGACTCATCTCCGCCTCCAAAGCTGTGGGCTGGGGCGCCACACAGCTGCTGTAAGTatcagtacaaacacacactgtgcatcaTTAAATCATCCTGAATATcaaaccataaaaaaatgatcttgttctcttctgctgctgtcagagactCAGCCGACCGGGTTGTCGGTGAGAACGGTACATATGAGGAGCTCATCGCTTGTTCACACGAGATCGCTGCGAGCACTGCACAGCTGGTTGCTGCCTCGAAGGTACAAACATCTGAATACTCTCCTGTTGGTTTGTGAAGTCATCCAGTCAAGTGGTGCTTTTATATGagtattgtttgtttctttgttgaaCCGACATAGACAAAAAGACTCTACGTCCACGAGTACGAGGGTGAAATATTCAACTCTTTGCTCCAATAAACGACATTTATTTGAGCGCTGAGTTACTTTTTAGATTCAGATTttgcttaaaaacaaacacgatAATTTATTGTTaacttgtttaaaaagaaaatgcctgTATAGTTGAAGCCTCTTGTCACATTTCAGACATCTGAGTCGTTTGCACTTCCACAAAAGAGAAACTTCCCCTTGAAATTTCTCAAGTCTTAATTTACTTGAAACCACTATAAATCAATAAATTTAAGGGAATTATTTTGCTCGTAACaagtaaaatgaaacatgactgaCTTTTAAGAATACAAAAAATGGGATTCGGTAAAATATGGTGCTTCTTTGTTTTACAACTATTTCAGGTGAAGGCCGACCGCAACAACAAGAAGCTGCACACGCTGCAGCAGGCCTCCCGACATGTAAACGACATGGCTGCTGTGGTCGTCACCTCCACCAAACACGGGCAGCGGCAGATCTCCGACCAAggtgagtgaagctgctgacgAGTACGACTGCAGGTTATCAGACTCTGGTGACATTAAACCGGCATTAATTGAGCTTTTCTGCCACTAAGAGGCAGCAGAAACtagctgtgaacacaacactgatatTTTATACATGAATTTGATGTTGTGAATGTGTCAGAaaacattacccagaatgcatctCATTTTGAATCACTCAGTTATACCTGTTGTCCTGCTAGTAGAGGCCAATTAATCAGACTTTTTGGAGCTGATAGTGGTTCTAGATGAAACATGAGGggagttcatcctctggggaagatcaaagaaagaagaaatttGTTGGACAGCAGTTTTAAGTCTGATGTGTGTTTCTAGGTGTGATGGACTTCTCTGGCTTGTCTCGGATCAAgctgaaaacagaggaaatggagGCTCAGGTAAGGCTTTCAAATCCCAGCACTGGTCTTGTGTTTTCCGTCGATAACAAGTAGTTGACGGTGCTCTTCTCTCAGGTGAGGGTCCTGCAGCTGGAGAgccagctggagcaggagcgAGTCCGCCTgggagagctgaggaagaggcaCTATGAAATTGGCATCTCTGGGAATGACGACGAGGACGGAAACGAGAGCttcccgccgccgccgccgcccaCTCTGCTCGAATCTACGCCAGTACCTCAGTCCGTCTCGCAGACACAGCCGTACCTGAACACGCAGAGCTTTACAGCAGCCAATCCCTTCACACCAGCTCAGACACAATCCGTCTCACTGCCTCAGTcttacacaccaacacacacgtACTCACAGGCCCAAACCTTCACCCCTTCTCAAACCTTCACCCCTTCTCAAACCTTCACCCCTCCTCAAACCTTCACCCCCTCTCAAACCTTCACCCCCTCTCAAAACTACACCCCTTCTCAAACCTTCACCCCCTCTCAAAACTACACCCCTTCTCAAACCTTCACCCCTCCTCAGACCTACACCTCCTCCCAGCCTTACGTCCCACCTCAGCCGTACACACCAAACCCGACCCAGAGTTACTTGACACCTCAGTCTTACTCGCTGTCGCAGCCCTCATCACACTCACCCAGCCTCTCCCGGCCTCACTCACCGTCTCTGACGCAGACGAACccacagaacaacacagaaacaaccaaACCAGCCTCCAGGAGGTCCAACATCTTCACCAAATCTGGAAACTTGCTGAAGAACGCGGTACGTTTTGAAGCTTGATATTCATCGTATTTAAAGGTAGAGAAAGTTTTGAAATCATTCCAGTGTATCACCTCAGCCGGCAGCCATGACGGGTGGCAGTGTGGTCTGACAGGCTCAGATTGTTGTCTGACAACATCACAGAAAGCATCCCTGCAAAGAAAGAGACCTTATTGTGAAAGaggaaagtgtttttgtttcaccagATAATGGCTAAATAAACCAAACTATATCTACACAAACAGCAATTCtacatcataaaacacacttcagtcacACTTGAAGGAAATAATTCACTGTTCCAACAATCACCAACGCTGGTTTGGTTGAAGTAAACCATTAACTCACTGTGTTGATGTAACATAACTCTGGCTTACATGCtgcttcctgctcctctccaaATATTTCCACCTCCAACTCAGTAAATTAAAGGTTTACTTCAACCAAACTAGAGCTGGTGATTGTTCGAACACTGGAAAGTTAAACCAAGAAAGTTTTGGTGAGTTTCTGTCAAGTTTGAATTCAGTGtgataaaatgactgtttctgtgaATGGAGTCTGACAGATTTGGAGAgaagattttcctttttaagaAAATGGTCGGTATCGTTAACAGGGTTCTTTCTATAACCTTGTCAGACACTTTGAACATAGTGGACGTAGTTTGACAGCTGAGGCGATCGTCTGGACAGCTTTCACAACTTTTTGTACCTCTTAATTATTTACAAACCATAAATATAGTGCAGTTTCACTAAGAGGATAATTTGAGTAGATTGTGtaaatttatgttgtttttttctccctattACAGTTCAAACGAGGTGAAACTGGAACAGGTGAATCTTGAAGCCTGACTGAAGAAGAGTCTGAACTTCTGGAAATATAAATGTCCTTTAACgtattaaaaacactgatttcaatCTTTATCTCTGGCTCTGCAGATGAAACCACAATCAAATACTTTCcaaattatttttgtaatcATATTGAAAGCTTTATTATATTACCCGTCGCTGTATACTGagttgatttattaaaaataataaaatcatctGAGGCAGATAGCTGAATATGATTCTTCTGACTTGTTTTACTCTCAATTATCTCTGTAGTCTCTTATTAGATTCAAATATGAATCTATTGCACACATGGTCCACTAAAATGTCTCAAGTATTCAGCGGCTTGTTGTTTCCCCATGGATTAAACTGTCCATTTTCTTTTGACTTGCACCCTCAAATACAGCAGTATCATTTCTGGTACAAAATGGCCGCCAAGCTCTCCTGTGTTCCCTCAACCAATGAAACCacaaccacaaagacagctACCACACCTTTAACTTTAACGATAAGTATGTGTATGACTTATTTTCTAAATCAATCACTCCCAAAACAGGAATAGAAAGTGAAGGTGATGGAAGCTACAGAAACAAATGTATATAGTAAATATAGTTCAAGTTTTGACAGTGGCACTGAATGGAAACACTGGACTACATCAAAAGATTCAACACGTTCTTTAAAAAATCAGGGCTGAGCGGgattaaaaccacaacaaagggtaattttaaaaaaaaggctttattaTATAAATAGGCAGTAAAGACAGCAGCACTCACTGTCTGAGCAGCTGAAACTGTCGTCAACAAACAACTACACAACCTGAAGGAGTTTCATCAGAAGACAGATACTCAGATACTCCTGCTGTGGCTCGTCTTGTTCGTCCTGACCACTCGACAACTcgtccatcacctgcaggaagaaaaagaggagcagtggtagTCTGATGTCTCTTggtggaggttttgtttgtggaggtttttgtttgtttgtggagtttttttgtttgtttatgaaggtttagtgtgtttgttcatagaggtttttgtggaggtttttgtttgtaacGTGTTTACATAAAACCATCCACCATAAGATTAAAACCAATGACAGATTAAATAACAACATTGATGATCTTGTGACAATGTCAcgttctgctgggaaacctggAGTCCCAGCATTCATGAGGACGCCGCTTTGAGAAGCACcactcacccaaacacagctgcagacaaagTACAGCCGCTCATGGCAATGACACTGTTcaatggcagtgcccccccagcaggacaatgtaGCTGcatcactgcaaaaactgctcaggaacgacctGAAGA
It includes:
- the LOC119029788 gene encoding huntingtin-interacting protein 1-related protein-like — translated: MSKTKNKSDNKTEKALAAEKEQFGKQQLHNISKTLTSTETPPKEKYVRNILMGTHKEGGASTFWSYILNLPLSSNSIISWKFCYLLHKVLRDGHRNAVRDSHRYCRNVKDMGILWGNLHDRYGHIVALSAKFLCLKMEFHAKHKTIPGNMEASDETLDREAGNDMTKVLDMTQELLDYLEAGLKMSETVLRQLDANGAKSTTPAGQCRLTPLIPLILDCSFLYHFSVLLLFKLHSRIAPDVLLGHRERFRDLFTGLTQFFDRAREMEFFKSVIQIPDLPDAPPNFLRAAALGEYKKPVVVMPNAEPREEEEVEPQPEHREAPQYYLLSQMAAPDPALEQRVTENDSLKRELEALKPELKLIKTEAQRCVTELKAQVNRLEAEVDEQRTHKQMAMVENEHLRMEVEALRCANVAGVGAQIGFKEADTRAQAAELRFSQLKERHAELITSHADLMKKNAETVKLLSSTKHSQDDLLRARQQLENELENLRQEKSNWMNQQQHEVQKLNQQLLEQQAELAVLRSTLDNKEKEGSQVSSSLAALQAERDVLLRSARERDAELSSLRQQAQQQQGSLDLERDRLNRELEALRAQLQQQLTINAEQKLEIDRLKRELDSTRAELSRANSALQSKEMSGTQLSSTLAGLQAEREVLLRSVRDQEAELNSLRQQAQLHQSSLEQERQRSNMELGNLHAQLQHQACREGELTQKLQEEQFCLLQCAVVEAEGIILDAVAKLDDPIHVCCISSPDYLVNRAEITLSSIDKMQQSHMVYLGNRNDASGLLRAVTQFSHLAADTIVNGAATSHSAPTDQADRLTDSCRDCANNCLQFLKDLKIQASLQRADPSAVRYTVQRILALGQDLRPKGRDVLTEELGYVVDKEMLATSTAIEEAVLRMDEILSQAKRDTSGLKLEVNQSILGSCSDLMKAVHMLVTASTDLQKDIVEGGRGAASVTEFYAKNSRWTEGLISASKAVGWGATQLLDSADRVVGENGTYEELIACSHEIAASTAQLVAASKVKADRNNKKLHTLQQASRHVNDMAAVVVTSTKHGQRQISDQGVMDFSGLSRIKLKTEEMEAQVRVLQLESQLEQERVRLGELRKRHYEIGISGNDDEDGNESFPPPPPPTLLESTPVPQSVSQTQPYLNTQSFTAANPFTPAQTQSVSLPQSYTPTHTYSQAQTFTPSQTFTPSQTFTPPQTFTPSQTFTPSQNYTPSQTFTPSQNYTPSQTFTPPQTYTSSQPYVPPQPYTPNPTQSYLTPQSYSLSQPSSHSPSLSRPHSPSLTQTNPQNNTETTKPASRRSNIFTKSGNLLKNAFKRGETGTGES